A region from the Vicia villosa cultivar HV-30 ecotype Madison, WI linkage group LG3, Vvil1.0, whole genome shotgun sequence genome encodes:
- the LOC131655575 gene encoding protein RESPONSE TO LOW SULFUR 3-like — translation MSIFISPMMAVIGTRGKNEIKTAVPVPESESELKKRNEELEKELKESKEREEQMRRKLQITWERLRVAEEAEERLCSQLGELEAESVYHARDYHDRIVSLMDQLSNAQSLLHKALPSSSTSS, via the coding sequence ATGAGTATTTTCATCTCCCCTATGATGGCAGTCATCGGCACTCGCGGAAAAAACGAGATAAAAACTGCGGTTCCGGTGCCAGAGTCGGAGTCAGAGCTGAAGAAGAGAAACGAAGAGCTTGAGAAGGAGTTGAAGGAAAGCAAAGAGAGAGAAGAGCAAATGAGACGGAAGCTACAGATCACGTGGGAGAGGCTGCGCGTGGCGGAGGAAGCCGAGGAGCGGCTCTGCTCACAGCTCGGGGAGCTTGAGGCGGAATCCGTTTATCATGCGCGTGATTACCACGATCGTATCGTTTCTCTGATGGATCAGCTCTCAAACGCGCAGAGCCTCCTCCACAAGGCACTTCCTTCATCTTCTACCTCCTCATGA
- the LOC131655574 gene encoding protein RESPONSE TO LOW SULFUR 3-like: MSIFISPMMAVIGTRGKNDIKNAVPVPESELKKRNEELEKELKESKEREDQMRRQLQITWERLRVAEEAEERLCSQLGELEAESVYHARDYHDRIVSLMDQLSNAQSLLHKALPSSSTSS; encoded by the coding sequence ATGAGTATTTTCATCTCTCCAATGATGGCAGTGATCGGCACTCGCGGAAAAAACGACATAAAAAACGCAGTTCCGGTGCCAGAGTCAGAGCTGAAGAAGAGAAACGAAGAGCTTGAGAAGGAGTTAAAAGAAAGCAAAGAGAGAGAAGATCAAATGAGACGGCAATTACAGATCACGTGGGAGAGGCTGCGCGTGGCGGAGGAAGCCGAGGAGCGGCTCTGCTCACAGCTCGGAGAGCTTGAGGCAGAATCCGTTTACCATGCGCGCGATTACCATGATCGCATAGTTTCTCTGATGGATCAGCTCTCAAACGCGCAGAGCCTCCTCCATAAAGCGCTTCCTTCATCTTCTACCTCCTCATGA
- the LOC131661218 gene encoding chloroplastic import inner membrane translocase subunit HP30-2-like has protein sequence MEKGKNQKMMALSLKGLPQQIQNPIDQIQTRYKHLENGFKLWLSKQSIAVEAAVVTTTSAAQGAAIGAFMGTLTGDTPAAFAPPPNAALNPQAMASLKQAQALAGGPLIQARNFAVMTGVNAGITCVLKRLRGKEDVQSSMAAAFGSGALFSLVSGVGGPNQATNALTSGLFFALVQGGLFQIGQKFSQPPAEDTHYAKTRNMLNNLGLQNYEKNFKKGLLSDNTLPLLNDSALRDVKIPPGPRLLILDHIQREHDLREKHGSRR, from the exons ATGGAAAAAGGAAAGAATCAAAAAATGATGGCGCTGTCGTTGAAAGGTTTACCACAACAAATTCAAAACCCTATCGACCAAATTCAAACGCGCTACAAACACTTGGAAAATGGTTTCAAGCTTTGGCTCTCCAAGCAGTCCATCGCCGTTGAAGCCGCTGTTGTTACAACCACCAGCGCCGCTCAAGGCGCTGCTATTGGTGCTTTTATGGGTACTCTTACTGGTGACACTCCTGCTGCTTTTGCGCCGCCTCCTAATGCGGCTCTTAACCCTCAAGCCATGGCTTCTCTTAAACAAGCACAG GCTCTTGCTGGAGGTCCTTTGATTCAGGCTCGGAACTTTGCTGTTATGACTGGAGTGAATGCTGGTATTACATGTGTTTTGAAAAGGTTGAGAGGAAAGGAAGATGTTCAATCCAG cATGGCGGCAGCTTTTGGTTCCGGGGCCTTGTTTTCATTGGTAAGTGGTGTGGGTGGGCCAAATCAAGCAACAAATGCACTGACATCTGGACTATTCTTTGCACTTGTTCAAGGTGGTCTTTTCCAG ATAGGACAAAAGTTTTCTCAACCACCTGCTGAAGATACTCACTACGCCAAAACAAGAAACATGTTGAACAACCTTGGTCTTCAGAATTACGAAAAGAATTTTAAGAAAGGCTTATTATCAGACAACACTTTGCCTTTACTCAATGACAG CGCTCTCAGAGATGTGAAAATTCCTCCAGGACCCAGGCTTTTGATTCTTGACCACATCCAGAG GGAACATGATTTGAGAGAGAAGCATGGAAGCCGCCGTTAA
- the LOC131655576 gene encoding uncharacterized protein LOC131655576 produces the protein MEVYGKSAVAGHANVIYLSSILGRDSPFPGHKCDWKCKNEHVCGNMYRCNLTGLTHICDKNCNQRILYDNHSSRCRASGQIFPLTPTEEQAVRGVRRKLDGETTPTPSDGCSFKRRRDVQFNSPFEKSFSAVSPICGQIGDGMDMS, from the coding sequence ATGGAGGTATATGGAAAATCTGCGGTTGCAGGTCATGCGAATGTTATTTATCTGTCGAGTATTTTGGGCCGGGATAGTCCATTTCCCGGCCACAAATGCGACTGGAAATGCAAAAACGAACATGTTTGCGGAAACATGTATCGCTGCAATCTAACAGGGCTGACTCATATCTGTGATAAAAACTGTAACCAGAGAATTCTGTATGATAATCACAGCTCCCGTTGCCGAGCTAGTGGACAGATTTTCCCGCTTACGCCAACGGAGGAACAAGCGGTGCGAGGTGTTCGAAGGAAGCTTGATGGAGAGACTACGCCTACGCCAAGTGATGGATGTAGTTTTAAGCGGAGACGGGATGTGCAGTTTAATTCTCCTTTTGAGAAGTCTTTTTCGGCTGTTAGTCCTATCTGCGGCCAAATTGGAGATGGCATGGATATGAGCTAG